The following coding sequences lie in one Bos taurus isolate L1 Dominette 01449 registration number 42190680 breed Hereford chromosome 28, ARS-UCD2.0, whole genome shotgun sequence genomic window:
- the FXYD4 gene encoding FXYD domain-containing ion transport regulator 4 isoform X1, with the protein MIFLNLEFHRLSLHGAWEAFIPQIEDQPWVSPLPLQHLHPKPQTSPACRCVMEGVTRALLLLLAGLPVLEANDVIDKDSPFYYDWEGLQLGGMICAGLMCIAGLLFALSGKCKCKNKQKHGSLPEKAVPLLTPGSASTC; encoded by the exons ATgatttttctgaatcttgagtttcACAGACTCTCCTTACATGGGGCCTGGGAGGCATTCATTCCACAAATTGAGGACCAGCCATGGGTCAGCCCCTTGCCCCTGCAACATCTCCACCCCAAACCTCAG aCCAGTCCTGCGTGCCGCTGTGTCATGGAGGGAGTGACCcgggcccttctcctcctgttggCCG GACTGCCTGTCTTGGAAGCCAATGACGTGATTG ATAAAGACAGTCCCTTCTACTATG ACTGGGAAGGCCTGCAGCTGGGCGGGATGATCTGTGCGGGCCTCATGTGCATCGCTGGACTCTTGTTTGCCCTGA GTGGCAAATGCAAATGCAAGAACAAGCAGAAGCACGG CTCCTTACCTGAGAAAGCTGTACCACTCCTCACTCCAG GCTCTGCCAGTACCTGCTGA
- the FXYD4 gene encoding FXYD domain-containing ion transport regulator 4 isoform X2 → MDEQTGWKRLSLHGAWEAFIPQIEDQPWVSPLPLQHLHPKPQTSPACRCVMEGVTRALLLLLAGLPVLEANDVIDKDSPFYYDWEGLQLGGMICAGLMCIAGLLFALSGKCKCKNKQKHGSLPEKAVPLLTPGSASTC, encoded by the exons ATGGATGAGCAAACAGGCTGGAAGAG ACTCTCCTTACATGGGGCCTGGGAGGCATTCATTCCACAAATTGAGGACCAGCCATGGGTCAGCCCCTTGCCCCTGCAACATCTCCACCCCAAACCTCAG aCCAGTCCTGCGTGCCGCTGTGTCATGGAGGGAGTGACCcgggcccttctcctcctgttggCCG GACTGCCTGTCTTGGAAGCCAATGACGTGATTG ATAAAGACAGTCCCTTCTACTATG ACTGGGAAGGCCTGCAGCTGGGCGGGATGATCTGTGCGGGCCTCATGTGCATCGCTGGACTCTTGTTTGCCCTGA GTGGCAAATGCAAATGCAAGAACAAGCAGAAGCACGG CTCCTTACCTGAGAAAGCTGTACCACTCCTCACTCCAG GCTCTGCCAGTACCTGCTGA
- the HNRNPF gene encoding heterogeneous nuclear ribonucleoprotein F isoform X1, producing the protein MMLGPEGGEGFVVKLRGLPWSCSVEDVQNFLSDCTIHDGVAGVHFIYTREGRQSGEAFVELESEDDVKLALKKDRESMGHRYIEVFKSHRTEMDWVLKHSGPNSADTANDGFVRLRGLPFGCTKEEIIQFFSGLEIVPNGITLPVDPEGKITGEAFVQFASQELAEKALGKHKERIGHRYIEVFKSSQEEVRSYSDPPLKFMSVQRPGPYDRPGTARRYIGIVKQAGLERMRSGAYSAGYGGYEEYSGLSDGYGFTTDLFGRDLSYCLSGMYDHRYGDGEFTVQSTTGHCVHMRGLPYKATENDIYNFFSPLNPVRVHIEIGPDGRVTGEADVEFATHEEAVAAMSKDRANMQHRYIELFLNSTTGASNGAYSSQMMQGMGVSTQSTYSGLESQSVSGCYGAGYGGQNSMGGYD; encoded by the coding sequence ATGATGTTGGGCCCTGAGGGAGGTGAAGGCTTTGTGGTCAAGCTCCGTGGCCTGCCCTGGTCCTGCTCTGTTGAGGATGTGCAGAATTTCCTCTCCGACTGCACGATCCATGACGGGGTCGCAGGTGTTCACTTTATCTACACTAGAGAAGGCAGGCAGAGTGGTGAGGCTTTTGTCGAACTTGAATCAGAAGATGACGTAAAATTGGCCCTTAAAAAAGACAGGGAAAGCATGGGACATCGGTACATTGAAGTGTTCAAGTCCCACAGAACCGAGATGGATTGGGTGTTGAAGCACAGTGGTCCAAACAGTGCTGACACTGCCAATGATGGTTTCGTGCGACTTCGAGGACTCCCGTTTGGATGCACCAAGGAAGAGATCATTCAGTTTTTCTCAGGGTTGGAAATCGTGCCAAACGGGATCACATTGCCTGTGGACCCCGAGGGCAAGATTACAGGGGAAGCCTTTGTGCAGTTTGCCTCACAGGAGTTAGCAGAGAAGGCTCTAGGGAAGCACAAGGAGAGAATAGGGCACAGGTATATTGAGGTGTTCAAGAGCAGTCAGGAAGAAGTTAGGTCATACTCGGATCCCCCACTGAAGTTCATGTCAGTGCAGCGGCCAGGGCCCTATGACCGCCCTGGCACAGCCAGGAGGTATATTGGCATCGTCAAGCAGGCAGGTCTGGAGAGGATGAGGTCTGGTGCCTACAGTGCAGGCTATGGGGGGTATGAGGAGTACAGCGGCCTCAGTGATGGCTACGGCTTCACCACCGACCTGTTTGGGAGAGACCTCAGTTACTGTCTCTCTGGAATGTACGACCACAGGTATGGAGATGGTGAGTTCACTGTCCAGAGCACCACTGGACACTGTGTCCACATGAGAGGTCTGCCCTACAAAGCCACAGAGAACGACATTTACAACTTCTTCTCCCCGCTCAACCCTGTGAGAGTCCACATTGAGATCGGCCCTGATGGAAGAGTGACCGGCGAAGCTGATGTTGAGTTTGCCACTCATGAAGAAGCCGTGGCGGCCATGTCCAAAGACAGGGCCAATATGCAACATCGATACATAGAACTTTTCTTAAATTCCACAACAGGGGCCAGCAACGGGGCATATAGCAGCCAGATGATGCAAGGCATGGGGGTGTCAACCCAGTCCACTTACAGTGGCCTTGAGAGCCAGTCTGTGAGCGGCTGTTACGGGGCTGGCTATGGTGGCCAGAACAGCATGGGTGGATATGACTAG